The Gossypium hirsutum isolate 1008001.06 chromosome D07, Gossypium_hirsutum_v2.1, whole genome shotgun sequence genome includes the window TTgaaaagtgaacaaaaaaaaacatgctAATATGGTAGAAAGTATATTAAATTATGAACTAGAACAAAGATAACTAAATTATAAACTTATGATATTGAATTACATggaaacaaatataaatatcacaaaattaAGAAGGAGAAGAAAAGTCTATTAAATATTAGTTTGATTGGTATTATTGTTGTTGCGATGACGAGaatatgaaaaattttgtaagttctgaatggaaattgatttctcagataaaaaaaaattaaatcaaatcattaaatattttagtaattaacCATAAATTGAATATGGTGGTTgcccactcttttttttttattataggaaTGAAGCACTTTTCATTAGTTATCCAATAAAAGAGAACATACTCTTTCAATACCAACCGTTAGGGGTTCGATTGACTCCCAACAAATAATTCttcgaaaatattttttaataaaaattagtctTCTCACCAAAATTACTACAACTTTCTTAAAACAtcatacattaataaataatTGTTACTAAAACAAATCTTAATCTGATTTCTTCTTTTTATTCATTGaagctttgaaatatgaattggAATTTAAAGGTAACATGAATAAAGTAGCGATTATCTAATAAAGCAAAGCATTGAAATTATGAAAGCATAAAGTGACAAATTATGGAGCAACGTAGGTTCTTATTAAATCAATTCCaatcatttttttaatgtaaatttgCAAAAAGACCAAAACACTCAAATCAGCGTTCTTTCTTGATGgaacaatttataataattttatttttaatcatacatttatatttttgaaaactcaattttaaaaaattataaaatagtcattaaattatttaaaatttttcattcaaatcATTGGGTTGTTAAAATCGTTATGGTTGCCTTCGCTATTCTCACCACTTACACTAATCAAAAATTCcattttcccttctcttttatAGTTCAGTTCTTttatgaaataactttaaatGTCGCAAATctataaattaaaatctaaacatCTTTCATCTTCTATTTCCGATATTAATCATCAAATCGACTTAAATATAAGATTTGTTCCTCTACTTTTAATGGATACTGATCAACTCTATCAATTGTCGAATCAGAGCTTGCTAGctgaacttttaaaaaaaattaatagcctaatatttaaataaaatttttaaataatttaataaccattttataactttttaaaatttaataacaaaaatatatatttactaataatttagtagtTTACCCATATAACAAATAACATTCCAAAGATCTATGCTGAATATttgcatcatcttcttcatcttcttcttcattttttatttcctCTGTACCTTCAGTTTCAGCAGCTGTGGTTTTTCAATAATGAAGGTTCAAGTGTTAAGGCTTATTGGGTTCTTGATTTTACATTCAATGGCGACTATAACAGCAAAAACCCAGACCCTAAAAACAATAAGCTACCAGTTTGGTCCATTCGACAGCTCTTATTACAACACTTTTGCTGTAATGAAACCAGCTACAATCAGCAACGATGCTCTTCAAGTCACACCTGATTCCATTGGTAACTACAGTCTCAATCACAGGTCTGGTCGAATCTTCTTCAACCAAACATTCAAACTTTGGGATGGAGATATGAAGGTAGCTTCATTTAATACCTCTTTTCTTATCAATGTTTTCCGAGTTAATAACTCAGTTCCCGGTGAAGGTGTTGCTTTTTTAATTGCCCCCGACACCGCCATTCCACCGAACAGTTCCGGCGAGTATTTAGGATTAACAAACTCATCCACCGATGGATTACCGTCCAACCACCTCGTAGCCATCGAATTGGATACATTGAAACAAGATTTCGATCCAGATGATAATCATATTGGTCTTAACATCAATAGTATCCGTTCTAACAAGACGGTCTCTTTGTCTAAATTCAACATCCAAATTGCTCCAAATGGAACCAAATTTTACGTTGTTTGGATCGAATATTACAACAGGTCATTACAAGTTTACATGGCGGAACAAGCACAACCTTCTTCACCAACACCATCCAAGCCAGTCGTGCCAGTTTTGAACACTGATATCGATCTCAGTACCTTCGTCAAACAATACTCGTATTTTGGTTTTTCAGGATCGACAGGAGACCATGTTCAGCTCAACTGTGTGCTCAAATGGAACTTGACAGTCGAAATCCTTCCCggacaaaacaaaagaaattggTTCAAGATCGGGTTAGCAATTGGTGTCCCATTGTTACTTATTTTCTTACTTGGAATTGCTGGATTAAGTTATTATTCTTACAAGAAATGGAAGGCTAGATCTGATCCTAATATATTAGGAGCACTCAAGAGTCTTCCGGGGACACCAAGAGAGTTCAAGTTCAGAGATCTTAAAAGAGCAACCAACAATTTCGACGATAAACACAAgctcggccaaggtggatttggTGTCGTCTTTAAAGGCTTGTTACAGAAGGAGAATCTTGAAATTGCAGTGAAGAAATTTTCCAGAGACATTAAAGGAAAAGATGATTTCTTGGCTGAACTTACCATCATCAACCGGTTACGCCACAAGCATCTTGTCCCATTATTAGGTAACTTTTTTtacatttacaaaccctttttcTCCATTGTTTTCATTAAGATTTAGACATTGCCATTAACTACTGACTTTTATTCTGAACATTGGCTAAAAGTAGGTAGAGTAAAATACCTTACACTAAAAAAtggttgaaaaaaaaaagtaaattagttattttaattaaaaatttcatctgtTTGTACAGTTAAAAATATGTGtgtttaacaaaataaacaaacaattaCACATGGCACCTCACCGGATCGTATAAAGACTagttttaaatagtaaaaatggctaaatttttcaacaaaaagactacttcactctttaatctaatgtacatgaactaatttgtcatttttttaaGTAGATAGGACAGAATGCAATCCGATTTGAGGCCCTTGTACTAgcagtcagattgcattttgccctctcTACTCAAAAGATGGATAAATTAGTCcatatatattagatcaaaaagcaaGTTAGTTCtttctgttaaaatttcatcaatttctattgttaaaaattagttcCTATAcattaaaataactaaataattaCGTATAGAATACTATGCATACCTCATTTTGATGTACAGTGATTCATTTAATAGGAAAAATTGATGAAATCTTTAATAGAAAGGACCAATTTGTTTTTTGATTTAACGTATAAAaactaattttctctttttttttaatagagagaaaaaaatataacCAAACTCTAATACAAGAATTAAATAGTACTTTTACCATAACATTGAAAcaagaaactttttttttttcgttttgtcCAATGAAACATCACATGGTATAACATGCAAGTGTTAGGTAGATGCTCTTCTACGAACAGAATAGTTTATTTTACTACAATTTTAAATGAATTTGCAGGATGGTGTCATAAAAATGGTATGCTGCTATTAGTATATGATTATATGCCAAATGGTAGCTTAGATGCTCATATCTTTTGTGGACCGGAGAAGACAACTCTCAATTGGAATTTAAGGTACAAAATTATATCAGGGGTAGCCTCAGCTCTACACTACCTTCACAATGAATATGACCAAAAAGTCGTACACCGTGACCTCAAAGCCAGCAACATCATGTTGGATTCCAATTTCAACGCTCGATTAGGCGATTTTGGGTTGGCACGAGCAATAGAAAACGAGAAAACGTCATATGCCGAGCTTGAAGGAGTGCCTGGCACCATGGGGTACATTGCCCCCGAGTGTTTCCACACAGCAAAGGCCACTAGGGAGTCTGATGTGTACGGATTCGGTGCGGTGTTACTAGAAGTAGTGTGCGGCCAACGTCCGTGGACCAAAATAGGCGAGTTCCAACTATTGGTGGATTGGGTTTGGTGGCTACATAGAGAAAGGAGGATACTTGAGGCAGTCGATGAAAGGCTAGGCAACGACTACATAGCTGAAGAAGCCGAGAGATTGTTGTTACTCGGTCTCGCATGTTCGCATCCTAATGCAAGTGAAAGGCCTAAAACTCAAGCCATTCTTCAAATCCTATCGGGGTCTATGGCCGTGCCCCACGTTCCCCCGTTCAAGCCGGCGTTTATTTGGGCTTCGATGCCAGGACCGGATAGTTTCAGCATCTCGAGCAGCTT containing:
- the LOC107953917 gene encoding probable L-type lectin-domain containing receptor kinase S.5, whose product is MLNICIIFFIFFFIFYFLCTFSFSSCGFSIMKVQVLRLIGFLILHSMATITAKTQTLKTISYQFGPFDSSYYNTFAVMKPATISNDALQVTPDSIGNYSLNHRSGRIFFNQTFKLWDGDMKVASFNTSFLINVFRVNNSVPGEGVAFLIAPDTAIPPNSSGEYLGLTNSSTDGLPSNHLVAIELDTLKQDFDPDDNHIGLNINSIRSNKTVSLSKFNIQIAPNGTKFYVVWIEYYNRSLQVYMAEQAQPSSPTPSKPVVPVLNTDIDLSTFVKQYSYFGFSGSTGDHVQLNCVLKWNLTVEILPGQNKRNWFKIGLAIGVPLLLIFLLGIAGLSYYSYKKWKARSDPNILGALKSLPGTPREFKFRDLKRATNNFDDKHKLGQGGFGVVFKGLLQKENLEIAVKKFSRDIKGKDDFLAELTIINRLRHKHLVPLLGWCHKNGMLLLVYDYMPNGSLDAHIFCGPEKTTLNWNLRYKIISGVASALHYLHNEYDQKVVHRDLKASNIMLDSNFNARLGDFGLARAIENEKTSYAELEGVPGTMGYIAPECFHTAKATRESDVYGFGAVLLEVVCGQRPWTKIGEFQLLVDWVWWLHRERRILEAVDERLGNDYIAEEAERLLLLGLACSHPNASERPKTQAILQILSGSMAVPHVPPFKPAFIWASMPGPDSFSISSSLTNTADITPVSSGWTPHYINRDVHGGEFSDASSLM